The Triticum dicoccoides isolate Atlit2015 ecotype Zavitan chromosome 6A, WEW_v2.0, whole genome shotgun sequence genome has a window encoding:
- the LOC119319017 gene encoding adenine nucleotide transporter BT1, chloroplastic/amyloplastic/mitochondrial-like isoform X1 — MAAAMAATTMVTKNNRASLVMDKKNWLLRPVPEVAFPWSSQPESRSLDFPRRALFASVGLSLSHGAPPVAREHDGKARPADDVAHQLAAAGEAGVQKAQKAKKAKKQQLSLRKVRVKIGNPHLRRLVSGAIAGAVSRTFVAPLETIRTHLMVGSSGADSMAGVFRWIMRTEGWPGLFRGNAVNVLRVAPSKAIEHFTYDTAKKYLTPEAGEPAKVPIPTPLVAGALAGVASTLCTYPMELVKTRLTIEKDVYDNLLHAFVKIVRDEGPGELYRGLAPSLIGVVPYAAANFYAYETLRGVYRRASGKEEVGNVPTLLIGSAAGAIASTATFPLEVARKQMQVGAVGGRQVYKNVLHAMYCILEKEGTAGLYRGLGPSCIKLMPAAGISFMCYEACKKILVDEKEDGGAAEPQEETETGQAGGQAAPKSSNGDRP; from the exons ATGGCGGCGGCAATGGCCGCGACGACAATGGTGACCAAGAACAACCGCGCCTCGCTCGTCATGGACAAGAAGAACTGGTTATTGCGGCCGGTCCCTGAGGTCGCCTTCCCTTGGAGCTCGCAGCCCGAGTCCAGGAGCTTGGACTTCCCACGCAGGGCTCTGTTCGCCAGCGTGGGACTCAGCCTGTCCCACGGCGCCCCGCCGGTAGCGCGCGAGCATGACGGGAAGGCTCGGCCCGCCGACGACGTCGCACACCAGCTCGCAGCCGCGGGCGAGGCGGGCGTCCAGAAGGCCCAGAAGGCGAAAAAGGCCAAAAAGCAGCAGCTGAGTCTGAGGAAGGTGAGGGTCAAGATCGGCAACCCGCACCTGCGGCGGCTGGTCAGCGGCGCCATCGCCGGCGCCGTGTCGAGGACTTTCGTGGCGCCACTGGAGACGATCAGGACGCACCTGATGGTGGGGAGCTCCGGCGCCGACTCCATGGCCGGGGTTTTCCGGTGGATCATGCGGACGGAGGGGTGGCCCGGCCTCTTCCGCGGCAACGCCGTCAACGTCCTCCGCGTCGCGCCAAGCAAGGCCATCGAG CACTTCACTTACGACACGGCGAAGAAGTACCTGACCCCGGAGGCCGGCGAGCCAGCCAAGGTCCCCATCCCCACGCCGCTCGTCGCCGGAGCGCTAGCCGGAGTGGCCTCAACCCTGTGCACCTATCCCATGGAGCTCGTCAAGACCCGTCTCACCATCGAG AAGGACGTGTACGACAACCTCCTCCACGCGTTCGTCAAGATCGTGCGCGACGAAGGCCCGGGGGAGCTGTACCGCGGGCTGGCGCCGAGCCTGATCGGCGTGGTGCCGTACGCGGCGGCCAACTTCTACGCCTACGAGACGCTGCGCGGCGTGTACCGCCGCGCGTCGGGGAAAGAGGAGGTGGGCAACGTGCCGACGCTGCTGATCGGGTCCGCGGCGGGCGCCATAGCCAGCACGGCCACGTTCCCGCTGGAGGTGGCGCGGAAGCAGATGCAGGTGGGCGCCGTGGGCGGGAGGCAGGTGTACAAGAACGTGCTGCACGCCATGTACTGCATCCTCGAGAAGGAGGGCACCGCCGGGCTCTACCGCGGGCTCGGCCCCAGCTGCATCAAGCTCATGCCCGCCGCCGGCATCTCCTTCATGTGCTACGAGGCCTGCAAGAAGATACTTGTCGACGAGAAAGAAGACGGCGGCGCCGCCGAGCCCCAGGAGGAGACGGAGACCGGACAGGCAGGAGGACAGGCGGCGCCCAAGAGCTCGAACGGTGATCGGCCATGA
- the LOC119319017 gene encoding adenine nucleotide transporter BT1, chloroplastic/amyloplastic/mitochondrial-like isoform X2, which produces MAAAMAATTMVTKNNRASLVMDKKNWLLRPVPEVAFPWSSQPESRSLDFPRRALFASVGLSLSHGAPPVAREHDGKARPADDVAHQLAAAGEAGVQKAQKAKKAKKQQLSLRKVRVKIGNPHLRRLVSGAIAGAVSRTFVAPLETIRTHLMVGSSGADSMAGVFRWIMRTEGWPGLFRGNAVNVLRVAPSKAIEHFTYDTAKKYLTPEAGEPAKVPIPTPLVAGALAGVASTLCTYPMELVKTRLTIEDVYDNLLHAFVKIVRDEGPGELYRGLAPSLIGVVPYAAANFYAYETLRGVYRRASGKEEVGNVPTLLIGSAAGAIASTATFPLEVARKQMQVGAVGGRQVYKNVLHAMYCILEKEGTAGLYRGLGPSCIKLMPAAGISFMCYEACKKILVDEKEDGGAAEPQEETETGQAGGQAAPKSSNGDRP; this is translated from the exons ATGGCGGCGGCAATGGCCGCGACGACAATGGTGACCAAGAACAACCGCGCCTCGCTCGTCATGGACAAGAAGAACTGGTTATTGCGGCCGGTCCCTGAGGTCGCCTTCCCTTGGAGCTCGCAGCCCGAGTCCAGGAGCTTGGACTTCCCACGCAGGGCTCTGTTCGCCAGCGTGGGACTCAGCCTGTCCCACGGCGCCCCGCCGGTAGCGCGCGAGCATGACGGGAAGGCTCGGCCCGCCGACGACGTCGCACACCAGCTCGCAGCCGCGGGCGAGGCGGGCGTCCAGAAGGCCCAGAAGGCGAAAAAGGCCAAAAAGCAGCAGCTGAGTCTGAGGAAGGTGAGGGTCAAGATCGGCAACCCGCACCTGCGGCGGCTGGTCAGCGGCGCCATCGCCGGCGCCGTGTCGAGGACTTTCGTGGCGCCACTGGAGACGATCAGGACGCACCTGATGGTGGGGAGCTCCGGCGCCGACTCCATGGCCGGGGTTTTCCGGTGGATCATGCGGACGGAGGGGTGGCCCGGCCTCTTCCGCGGCAACGCCGTCAACGTCCTCCGCGTCGCGCCAAGCAAGGCCATCGAG CACTTCACTTACGACACGGCGAAGAAGTACCTGACCCCGGAGGCCGGCGAGCCAGCCAAGGTCCCCATCCCCACGCCGCTCGTCGCCGGAGCGCTAGCCGGAGTGGCCTCAACCCTGTGCACCTATCCCATGGAGCTCGTCAAGACCCGTCTCACCATCGAG GACGTGTACGACAACCTCCTCCACGCGTTCGTCAAGATCGTGCGCGACGAAGGCCCGGGGGAGCTGTACCGCGGGCTGGCGCCGAGCCTGATCGGCGTGGTGCCGTACGCGGCGGCCAACTTCTACGCCTACGAGACGCTGCGCGGCGTGTACCGCCGCGCGTCGGGGAAAGAGGAGGTGGGCAACGTGCCGACGCTGCTGATCGGGTCCGCGGCGGGCGCCATAGCCAGCACGGCCACGTTCCCGCTGGAGGTGGCGCGGAAGCAGATGCAGGTGGGCGCCGTGGGCGGGAGGCAGGTGTACAAGAACGTGCTGCACGCCATGTACTGCATCCTCGAGAAGGAGGGCACCGCCGGGCTCTACCGCGGGCTCGGCCCCAGCTGCATCAAGCTCATGCCCGCCGCCGGCATCTCCTTCATGTGCTACGAGGCCTGCAAGAAGATACTTGTCGACGAGAAAGAAGACGGCGGCGCCGCCGAGCCCCAGGAGGAGACGGAGACCGGACAGGCAGGAGGACAGGCGGCGCCCAAGAGCTCGAACGGTGATCGGCCATGA